From one Leguminivora glycinivorella isolate SPB_JAAS2020 chromosome 5, LegGlyc_1.1, whole genome shotgun sequence genomic stretch:
- the LOC125226664 gene encoding basic-leucine zipper transcription factor B-like yields MSDDFIPFNQSTPLQGKWQDRKQNQSQPRYQNNRFQNGNRRGNNHNNRWGNNSQRNSSFGSDSNSSFGRDKSNIDAYLHPAMLKDPWEHLRQASQ; encoded by the exons ATGTCCGACGATTTTATACCTTTTAACCAGAGCACGCCTTTGCAAGGGAAATGGCAAGACAGGAAACAAAACCAAAGTCAACCAAGATATCAAAATAACCGATTTCAGAACGGGAATAGAAGAGGAAACAATCATAATAACAGATGGGGCAATAATTCCCAAAGGAATAGTAGTTTCGGG aGTGACAGTAACAGCAGTTTTGGCAGAGATAAAAGCAATATTGATGCATATTTGCACCCTGCAATGCTAAAAGACCCTTGGGAGCACCTTCGGCAAGCTAGtcaataa